A genomic segment from Oncorhynchus clarkii lewisi isolate Uvic-CL-2024 chromosome 12, UVic_Ocla_1.0, whole genome shotgun sequence encodes:
- the LOC139420782 gene encoding CDKN2AIP N-terminal-like protein: MAEVEIEEFIDQNRHFATLVDTYRGISESEKHWKARREFLFRNINDFEDPHIDQLLALSMVWANNVFLGCRYSPDLLEKMKEMAEGIVVEDAPVFKTRDEIMKKQKR; the protein is encoded by the exons ATGGCCGAGGTGGAAATCGAGGAATTCATTGATCAAAACAGGCATTTTGCCACGCTTGTAGATACATATCGTGGCATCTCAGAGAGTGAAAAACACTGGAAGGCCAGGAGGGAATTCCTATTCAGAAATATAAACGACTTTGAGGACCCACACATTGACCAGCTGCTAGCATTGTCCATGGTATGGGCCAACAACGTGTTTCTTGGCTGTCG ATACAGTCCAGACCTCCTGGAGAAAATGAAGGAAATGGCTGAAGGAATTGTGGTGGAGGATGCCCCTGTTTTCAAAACCAGAGATGAGATAATGAAAAAACAG aaACGATGA